The nucleotide window TCTTTGAAGGAGATGTAATTTGTCAGGCTCAGCGCCATCTTGCCTGCGTTACTATTCCCAATTGAGCGCACCGCCAGTCTGATACTCAATGACTCGCGTTTCAAAAAAATTACGCTCTTTTTTTAAATCAATCATTTCACTCATCCATGGAAAAGGATTCTCTTCCTTTGGGAAAAGCGGCTCAAGGCCAATTTGGGTACACCGTCGATTGCAAATAAAGCGCAGGTAACTTTTGAACATTGAAGCATTCAGACCCAGCACACCGCGCGGCATTGTATCTTCAGCGTAACGGTATTCGAGATCTACGGCAGTCTTAAACAGCTCGCGAATTTCTGCGCGAAACTCAGAAGTCCATAGATGCGGATTTTCCAGTTTAATTTGATTAATCAGATCAATGCCAAAATTACAATGTAATGACTCATCACGCAAAATGTACTGGTATTGCTCGGCTGCGCCCGTCATTTTGTTTTGTCGGCCAAGCGCTAAGATCTGCGTAAAACCAACATAAAAGAAGAGGCCTTCCATCACACACGCAAACATAATCAGCGATTTCAGCAAAGCTTGATCTGCCGCTGGCGTGCCAGTCTTAAAAGCAGGGTCAGTTAATGTATGGATAAACGGGAGCAGAAATTCGTCTTTATCACGAATCGACGAAACCTCATGGTAAGCATTAAAAATTTCCCCTTCATCCAAGCCCAGTGATTCAACAATATATTGATATGCATGGGTATGAATCGCTTCTTCAAACGCTTGACGCAACAGATACTGACGACACTCAGGCGCGGTAATATGGCGATAAGTCCCTAGAACGATATTATTTGCCGCCAGCGAGTCTGCGGTGACGAAAAAACCGAGGTTCCGTTTTACTACACGGCGCTCATCTTCAGTCAGGCCATTTGGATCTTTCCAGAGCGCGATATCGCGCGACATATTAATTTCTTGCGGCATCCAGTGATTCGCGCAGCCAGACAAATATTTTTCCCAAGCCCATTTGTATTTAAATGGAACCAGTTGGTTTACATCCGTTTTGCCATTAATAATGCGCTTATCAGCAACCCTCACGCGTTGCTGATCCGGTTGGCGAACTGGACTATCAAACGCCGTCATAGATGACTTTGGTGAAAGAAGTTGCGGCTCGCCAGTTGCGGGAGTTTTGGTCGTG belongs to Mycoavidus sp. B2-EB and includes:
- a CDS encoding ribonucleotide-diphosphate reductase subunit beta; translated protein: MVEFMLNWDEEITTKTPATGEPQLLSPKSSMTAFDSPVRQPDQQRVRVADKRIINGKTDVNQLVPFKYKWAWEKYLSGCANHWMPQEINMSRDIALWKDPNGLTEDERRVVKRNLGFFVTADSLAANNIVLGTYRHITAPECRQYLLRQAFEEAIHTHAYQYIVESLGLDEGEIFNAYHEVSSIRDKDEFLLPFIHTLTDPAFKTGTPAADQALLKSLIMFACVMEGLFFYVGFTQILALGRQNKMTGAAEQYQYILRDESLHCNFGIDLINQIKLENPHLWTSEFRAEIRELFKTAVDLEYRYAEDTMPRGVLGLNASMFKSYLRFICNRRCTQIGLEPLFPKEENPFPWMSEMIDLKKERNFFETRVIEYQTGGALNWE